Genomic DNA from [Limnothrix rosea] IAM M-220:
CCTGCGGCATTTGTAAGTAAGCTCAGTGATTCGGAAGCAGAAGCTGCGGAAACTCAGACTTGGGTTGAGCTGGCTCGTCGTTGTGGCTATCTCAGTGATGAGGAAGCGAAGGATTTGGATTCTCGGTACGAGCAAATTTTGGGTCAGTTGGTTGTGATGATTACCCAGCGGGATAAGTGGACGATTCGGTAGTGAGGGAAGACGCGGGGAGTGGGGGAGTGGGAGATGGGGAGAGTTGTGATTAGTGAAAATCAGAAAAATGGATTTTTAGCAATGAGACACCGACTTCACCCTGTCTCTTTCTCTCCGTGTCACCTTGTCTCCCCCCTCTCCATGTCCTCTTCTCATAGCATCAAGTTCTCGAACACGCCAGCCGCCCCCATACCACCGCCAACACACATGGTGACCAGGCCATATTTCACGCCGCGCCGTTTCATTTCATGGAGTAAAGTAGCCGTCAATTTCGCGCCAGTACAACCCAATGGATGACCAAGGGCGATCGCCCCACCATTTACATTCACCAGATCTTCGTTAAGACCTAACTCACGGATCACGGCGAGGGATTGGGCGGCAAAGGCTTCATTGAGTTCGATCAAGCCAATATCTTTGAGGCTTAAACCCACCTGTTTTAAAACCTTGGGAACCGCTGCCACGGGGCCAATGCCCATGATTTCTGGGTCAACGCCCACCGCCGCAAAACCGAGTAATTTTGCCATGGGTTTTACACCCAACTCTTTGAGCATTTTTTCGCTCATCACCACCGTTGCCGCCGCGCCATCGGACATTTGTGAAGATGTGCCAGCCGTGACCGACCCTTTTAAATGGAACACCGGTTTGAGGTGGGCTAAGGCTTCTAAAGTGGTGTCTGCGCGGATGCCTTCATCGGCTTCAAATAGGGTTTCGACCAGCTCCGGTTTGCCATCGACATAGCGGGTTTCGCGGATTGTGACGGGAATAATTTCCGCTTTAAACCGACCATTCTCACGGGCATCAAGGGCTTTTTGGTGACTCCTCAAGGCAAACGCATCTTGGTCTTCGCGAGAGACATTAAATTTCTCAGCGACTTTCTCCGCCGTTAATCCCATCGATAAATAGGCCGCAGGCATGTCGTCAAATAACGCCGCATTCGGGAGCCAGTTGTGCCCACCCATGGGAATTTGGCTCATGGACTCTGCGCCACCCGCGACGATCAGCTCCGCCGACCCGAAATTAATCGCTTGGACTGCCATGGCGATCGCCTGCAATCCCGAAGAACACAACCGATTTACAGTCACTCCCGCCACAGAATCCGGCAACCCAGCCCTGAGCGCGATTAGCCGACCCACATTAAAACCCTGTTCCGCTTCCGGCGCAGCACAACCCATGATCACATCATCAATCAAATCAATCACCGAAGTGTCATTACTGTTGACTGCTAACTGATCACTGATCACTGAAATCGCGCCTTTAACAGCAGTAGCTCCGAGGTCATCGGCGCGGACATTTTTGAGGCTGCCTCTGGGGGCTTTGCCGGTGGCGGTGCGGACGGCACTCACGATGTATGCATTCATCTTTTTGGTTCCTAATTTGGTTGGCTCTAGTCCTTCCTTGGGGAAGGTGCCCGAAGGGCGGAAGGGGTTTCAGTCAGTAGCGCAACTTCACGCAACCCACCCCTAACCCCTCCCAAGAGGGGAATCTGCTAATTTCGCAATGGCTTTTTCGTCTTGAGCATGTGTACAATGCGCTCCTTCGTCTTCGGTTCATCGATGAGCGGCATAAAGTTTTCCCCCTCCAATTTGAGGAGATATTCGTCATCCACCCATGCCATTTCGGTCAACTCGCCCCCCGTCAACACATAGGCGATGCGGTGCGCCAACATCTGGTCATAATCCGAGGCATAGCCCCCTTCTTTCATGGTGTAGACCATATGCTCTAGAACGGTTCGCGCCGGTTTGCCCAACACCGGAATCGGATCTTTTGCGGGCGGCACATAACCCAATTTATGCAGACAAAGCACTTCTTGTTTTGCGACATAAAGGCGGCGATCGCCGTTCATGACAATCTTGGTATTAGCGGGCAAAAATCCTAGTTCAATTCCCTCGTGGGCACTGCCGGAAACCGTTGCTGTGCCCACCGTTTGGAAGACTTTTTTCAGTAAGGGCATCAAATCCGCTGGGGTTTCGCCATGGGCTGTTTTACCAATCCACCGCGCCCAACGCATTAAGCCGCCCCCCGCCGGAATTAGACCCACCGCCATTTCCACAAGACCAATATAAGTTTCCGCATCGGCAACGATATGGGGACAGGCGATCGCCAATTCACAGCCACCACCGAGGGCACGCCCATGGACCGCCGCGACGATGGGTTTATGGAAATAATGGATCCGCTGTACAAAAGCCTGCACTTGATCGAGGAGCTTTTTAACGCCGCCATGGTGATGGCTAAAGGGGTTAAGGTTTTCCAATTCCACCATCCTGCCCACTTCGCCGAGATTTAAACCGACGCAGAAATTATGAGCGTCATTGCCGATCACCAGACCCAAAATTTCATCATGGTTTTCAATAAAATCCAACATTGCCCCAAAGCCTTCGATAACCTTTGCACTCAGGGTATTAGCCTTAGATCTCAGGTCACAGAGCGCAATGCCATCACCGAGATCGAGCAACGCCATTTCGGAGTTATGCCAGAGGGTTTTCTCATCGGTGCGATAGTCTGCCAGATGAATTTCATCATCATGTAACTCAAGTTTTTTATAGGTCATTTTGATGGGCGAATAGACCGTATGATTCTCACCATAAAAACGGTTATAACCCAGTGAAACCATCTGTTCTAGCCAGTCGGGAATTGTGAAATGATTTTTGTTGAGTGCCTCGAACACACGCTCAAAGCCCAGCTCATCCCACATTTGAAAGGGGCCAATGTCCCAGCCGAAACCCCATTTCATTGCGAGGTCGATCATCTGTGGTTCATCGGCAATTTCGGGTACTCGATTCGCGCTGTAGGCCAAGGTTTGCAGCATTAAACGCCGGAAGAATTTACCCGCCCGCCCTTTATCGTCGTACAAATATCGCAGGCGATCGCCCAACGATAATTTCTTGAGCTTATCGAGGTTGCCCAGCTTCATCGGTTTTGGCGAATCATAACCAAATGTTTCTGGGTTTAGCGACCGAATTTCGCCATCAACTTTTTTATAAAAACCCTGCCCAGCCTTCGCACCAAGACTGCCTGTTTCCACTAACTTTTTAAACAAATCCGGCACGAGAAACATCCCTTTTTCTTCGTCTTTTGGCACTGCCGGATAGAGATTTTCTGCAACATAAAGCAGCGTATCCAAACCCACCACATCAGCTGTGCGGAAAGTTGCCGATTTTGGTCTGCCAATTAATGTGCCCGTCAGCGTATCAATTTCCTCAATGGTGTAATCATCTTCGGTGAAACTTTTTAGTGCTAAAAATGAGGTGAAAACGCCAATTCGATTCGCAATAAAATTCGGTGTATCTTTGGCAATAACAACGCCTTTTCCTAATACCATGCGCCCAAACTTTGCCATTCTGGCGACAATTTCTGGATCAGTTTCCGCCGTCGGAATGAGTTCTAATAATTTGAGATAACGGGGCGGATTAAAAAAGTGTGTGCCGAGAAAACGCTTCCTAAATTTAGGGTGACAATTCGCGGCGATCGCCCCAATAGACAACCCACTAGTATTGGTCGAAACAATGGCATTTGCTTTAACCGTTTTTTCGAGTCGCGCCAGCAAATCCCGCTTAATCTCAAGATTTTCGACCACCGCTTCAATCACCCAATCCACCTCCGCCAGCCTGTCCCAATGCTCATCGTAGTTACCGAGGCTGACCCGCTGCGCCATTTTTTTGCTGTAAAACATCGGCGGCGATCGCCGGAGTGCTTTTTTAAAAGCCCCTTCCACGAGATCATTTTTACGACCCGACTTTGACGGCAATTCCAACAGATAAACCGTTAAACCCGCATTCGCCAGATGAGCCGCGATTTGAATGCCCATCACACCCGCACCAAGGACAGCGGCAGTACGGATTGGTTGATACAGTTTAGACATAAAATCTTCCTCATGACGTAACATTACAAAGGGACAAATATTCAGTTTTTTTAAGAAGAAAAGGGATAAAAAGTTATGGTGTATCCATTGAAGTTAGTCGTAGGGTGATGCCCCATCACCAGTTGTTTTTATCCCCGAAAAATCGACAATAAATTTATTAAATTTAGGAGGTATGGTCTTTTTAAATGAGTCTGATAGATGGGATCCTCCTAAATCCCCCTTTGTACGGGGGACTTGAGCTTTTACCTCGTTTTATAGCTGACTGAAATGACTGTAAACCTAGCTGTGCATCAGCGATTGGGCAAAGGTTGGACAGGCTTGGGGCGTAAATAAATCTGTATTTTTTTCTATTGCTAACTCTTTAGATTTATTCGACTGATAAAGCTTATTAATATCCGAGGCAAATCGCAGATAAACTTTGCTTCGCGATAACGTCCCATCGGCATTAATAAAACTCTCTGGAATGTCCTGTTCCATCAAGGCGAATTTACGAATATTTGACCAATAGGGCAGGTGACAATTGGCTTGGTCAACAATGTTTTGATAGAGCGCCATAATCTGTGGATCGCTCAAATCATAATCCATATGATTCGCCGTTAAAAGTTTGAGCAGGGCACTCCGTTCTGGAAAAATTAACATGCCGCAAAATTTCTGATTCATCCCCACGGCGATCGCCCATTGCACCAGCTCAGAGCCTTGCACCGCATTTTCTAAAGGCTTCAGCGAAACATATTTACCCGTTGATAATTTAAATTGCGCTTTTTTCACACCCTTAATCTGCAGAAAACCCTCTGGCGTGAGCCGACCCATATCACCGGTATGCAACCATCCCTCACGGTCAATGGTCTTGGCAGTTCCCGCTGGATCTTTGTAATAACCCAGCATCACAAACGGCGCTTTAATCAAAATCTCGCGATCGCCGGCAATTTTCACTTTAGTAAAAGGCATCGGACAACCCACCGTATCGGCGCGGTGATTATCATGACGGTTGTAGCAAATCACGCCACTAGTTTCCGTCAGACCGTAACCCTGAATCACAGGAATACCAGAACCATTAAAGAAATTCACCAGCTCCGGTCGTAATGCCGCCCCCCCACAAACGAGAGAGTGCAAACGATTCCCGAAAATTTCTTGCCATTGATTAAAGACCCAGCGCTTCGACAAATCCCACGGCATTGTTTGCAAACCTTGGGGCGGGGTAGCAACGTTATAACTATGAGCCACTCGCAGCGCTTGGTTAAATGCCGCCGATTTAAACCGATTTTTCAGCCCACCCGTTTCAAACAAATCACCCTTCGCAATGAGGCGATCGTACATTTTTTCAAGGAGGTGAGGCACAGTGATCAGAATGGTGGGATTAATCAGCCGTAAATGACGAATCAGGCGACTCGGACTAGAAAAATACACACTATGACCATAGGCAAGATGTCCGTAGAGAAAAACCCGCGCGAAAATATGGGTCAACGGTAAAAACAGCAAAACAGTTTCATCATTACCCGTTTTCAAACCGGGATAACTCCCAAAAGCCGTCAGGGCATTACTGGTCATATTTTCATGGCTCAACATCACCCCCTTTGGTTGTTGTTCTTCACTAGCGATATAGATAATCGTCGCCAAATCTTTTGGGTTAATTTGAGCTTTTAGGGTGGCGATCGCCGTCTCAGACCACAGTTTTTGACCCTGTGCTTGCACATCATCCAAGGCCAATAAATCAATACATTGCGGCAAACTTTTACTGTCTAAATTTGGA
This window encodes:
- a CDS encoding thiolase family protein, translated to MNAYIVSAVRTATGKAPRGSLKNVRADDLGATAVKGAISVISDQLAVNSNDTSVIDLIDDVIMGCAAPEAEQGFNVGRLIALRAGLPDSVAGVTVNRLCSSGLQAIAMAVQAINFGSAELIVAGGAESMSQIPMGGHNWLPNAALFDDMPAAYLSMGLTAEKVAEKFNVSREDQDAFALRSHQKALDARENGRFKAEIIPVTIRETRYVDGKPELVETLFEADEGIRADTTLEALAHLKPVFHLKGSVTAGTSSQMSDGAAATVVMSEKMLKELGVKPMAKLLGFAAVGVDPEIMGIGPVAAVPKVLKQVGLSLKDIGLIELNEAFAAQSLAVIRELGLNEDLVNVNGGAIALGHPLGCTGAKLTATLLHEMKRRGVKYGLVTMCVGGGMGAAGVFENLML
- a CDS encoding 3-hydroxyacyl-CoA dehydrogenase/enoyl-CoA hydratase family protein, producing MSKLYQPIRTAAVLGAGVMGIQIAAHLANAGLTVYLLELPSKSGRKNDLVEGAFKKALRRSPPMFYSKKMAQRVSLGNYDEHWDRLAEVDWVIEAVVENLEIKRDLLARLEKTVKANAIVSTNTSGLSIGAIAANCHPKFRKRFLGTHFFNPPRYLKLLELIPTAETDPEIVARMAKFGRMVLGKGVVIAKDTPNFIANRIGVFTSFLALKSFTEDDYTIEEIDTLTGTLIGRPKSATFRTADVVGLDTLLYVAENLYPAVPKDEEKGMFLVPDLFKKLVETGSLGAKAGQGFYKKVDGEIRSLNPETFGYDSPKPMKLGNLDKLKKLSLGDRLRYLYDDKGRAGKFFRRLMLQTLAYSANRVPEIADEPQMIDLAMKWGFGWDIGPFQMWDELGFERVFEALNKNHFTIPDWLEQMVSLGYNRFYGENHTVYSPIKMTYKKLELHDDEIHLADYRTDEKTLWHNSEMALLDLGDGIALCDLRSKANTLSAKVIEGFGAMLDFIENHDEILGLVIGNDAHNFCVGLNLGEVGRMVELENLNPFSHHHGGVKKLLDQVQAFVQRIHYFHKPIVAAVHGRALGGGCELAIACPHIVADAETYIGLVEMAVGLIPAGGGLMRWARWIGKTAHGETPADLMPLLKKVFQTVGTATVSGSAHEGIELGFLPANTKIVMNGDRRLYVAKQEVLCLHKLGYVPPAKDPIPVLGKPARTVLEHMVYTMKEGGYASDYDQMLAHRIAYVLTGGELTEMAWVDDEYLLKLEGENFMPLIDEPKTKERIVHMLKTKKPLRN
- a CDS encoding AMP-dependent synthetase/ligase: MTQLLSDLNRDNILGSSVLDLLDQGCDRHPNILALNRYVEGQWQACSNLMFRQQVEELALGFSALHLEKGDRLAMLMPSDFSLALVDVASLLAGFVNVPIDLTQTIENIIYCLNHSEAKVVVISDLKLLGQLLPYLDQATFLRWVVMVETDGDWAKNRDPLLGEEGGSPNQNFVPNTCLKLSHYLSGETVEIPNLDSKSLPQCIDLLALDDVQAQGQKLWSETAIATLKAQINPKDLATIIYIASEEQQPKGVMLSHENMTSNALTAFGSYPGLKTGNDETVLLFLPLTHIFARVFLYGHLAYGHSVYFSSPSRLIRHLRLINPTILITVPHLLEKMYDRLIAKGDLFETGGLKNRFKSAAFNQALRVAHSYNVATPPQGLQTMPWDLSKRWVFNQWQEIFGNRLHSLVCGGAALRPELVNFFNGSGIPVIQGYGLTETSGVICYNRHDNHRADTVGCPMPFTKVKIAGDREILIKAPFVMLGYYKDPAGTAKTIDREGWLHTGDMGRLTPEGFLQIKGVKKAQFKLSTGKYVSLKPLENAVQGSELVQWAIAVGMNQKFCGMLIFPERSALLKLLTANHMDYDLSDPQIMALYQNIVDQANCHLPYWSNIRKFALMEQDIPESFINADGTLSRSKVYLRFASDINKLYQSNKSKELAIEKNTDLFTPQACPTFAQSLMHS